One window from the genome of Enterococcus haemoperoxidus ATCC BAA-382 encodes:
- a CDS encoding WxL domain-containing protein — protein MISKNYRAAWLSVFLLLTVYKADTSLAENLPVDSLKSDIDAVVIEGKENPVLPVFGQDPEDPTNNGTNSSGLLKIDRVPNFTFGKVVRSGLYQEEYAMNSNPYIQVSDLRGSLGGWALYAKISNFVSEPTTKNQKRYLLSGATLTLNKGDIQEYKSEYAAPPKSYSVSLNKDLQKVMSADQNTGQGVWASRWKSEKGINKKITLDILPNTAKVGRDYTATISWKLADIPSTEN, from the coding sequence GTGATATCAAAAAATTATAGAGCCGCTTGGCTAAGTGTTTTCTTATTACTAACAGTCTACAAAGCTGATACTAGTTTAGCAGAAAACTTACCAGTGGACTCTTTAAAATCTGATATTGATGCCGTAGTTATCGAAGGAAAAGAGAATCCTGTTCTGCCAGTATTTGGTCAAGATCCGGAAGATCCAACAAATAACGGTACGAATAGCTCTGGGTTGTTAAAAATTGATCGAGTACCAAATTTTACCTTTGGAAAAGTTGTTAGAAGCGGATTGTATCAAGAAGAATATGCGATGAATTCTAATCCCTATATTCAAGTTTCCGATTTAAGAGGAAGTCTTGGTGGTTGGGCATTGTATGCTAAAATATCTAACTTTGTTTCTGAGCCGACGACAAAGAATCAAAAAAGGTATCTATTAAGTGGAGCTACATTAACCTTAAACAAAGGAGATATTCAGGAATATAAATCTGAATATGCAGCGCCGCCTAAAAGCTACTCAGTTTCATTGAATAAGGATCTGCAAAAAGTTATGTCAGCCGATCAAAATACTGGTCAAGGGGTTTGGGCTTCGAGATGGAAAAGTGAAAAAGGGATAAATAAAAAGATAACATTAGATATTTTGCCGAATACTGCCAAAGTAGGAAGAGATTACACCGCAACAATCTCTTGGAAATTGGCAGATATTCCAAGTACAGAAAACTAA
- a CDS encoding DUF916 and DUF3324 domain-containing protein: MTVIKTLKYSLITLLLVTLFNIGETAFADGMGYSVKAVIPENQIDQTKTFFDLKMSPGQTQNLELEIKSSSSETLNLAVEPYIATTNQNGELEYSVEPEKNDSTLIYPITRLISGKQTVTIPPKETKRVTFNLKMPKKAFTGKIVGGFNIYDQENEVKEDSTAKKNDVQIKNVFSVVIGIQLRESLDKIKPELKLNAVKAGLFNYRTAITANLQNIKPEFVSELSIEAKVRKNNSRKVIYEAEKTEIAMAPNSNFDFPISLENQELAAGGYELEITAHSKNDEWTFTKKFRISEEEAAQLNEEAVEIETEPSNKWMMIIIISSGAAILFLLVVIFLLRRSKQ; the protein is encoded by the coding sequence ATGACAGTTATAAAAACATTAAAGTACAGCCTAATAACGCTTTTGCTTGTTACGCTATTCAATATTGGAGAAACGGCTTTTGCTGATGGTATGGGCTATTCAGTAAAAGCTGTTATTCCAGAAAACCAAATCGACCAAACCAAAACCTTTTTTGATTTGAAGATGAGCCCTGGACAAACACAAAATTTAGAATTAGAAATAAAAAGTAGCAGTTCAGAAACGTTAAACCTAGCTGTAGAACCATATATCGCTACAACAAATCAAAATGGAGAACTAGAATATAGTGTAGAACCTGAAAAAAATGATTCTACCCTGATTTACCCAATTACTAGATTAATTTCAGGAAAACAAACGGTGACGATTCCACCTAAGGAAACGAAAAGAGTGACTTTTAATTTAAAAATGCCTAAAAAAGCCTTTACTGGAAAAATAGTTGGAGGCTTTAATATCTATGACCAAGAAAATGAGGTAAAAGAAGACTCAACAGCAAAGAAAAATGATGTTCAAATCAAGAATGTCTTCTCAGTTGTAATTGGTATTCAATTAAGAGAAAGTTTGGATAAAATCAAGCCAGAACTCAAACTAAATGCAGTTAAAGCAGGTCTATTTAACTATCGTACCGCAATCACAGCCAATCTCCAAAATATCAAACCAGAATTTGTCAGTGAATTATCTATTGAAGCTAAAGTCAGAAAAAATAACTCTAGAAAAGTGATCTATGAAGCCGAAAAAACAGAAATAGCAATGGCACCTAATTCTAACTTTGACTTTCCCATTTCACTAGAAAATCAAGAACTAGCAGCAGGCGGCTATGAATTAGAAATCACAGCACACTCAAAAAATGATGAATGGACGTTCACAAAAAAATTTAGAATCTCAGAAGAAGAAGCTGCACAACTAAATGAAGAAGCGGTCGAAATTGAGACTGAGCCAAGCAACAAATGGATGATGATTATTATTATATCAAGTGGCGCAGCTATATTATTTTTACTAGTAGTTATATTTTTATTGCGGAGAAGTAAACAATAA